A single Lactuca sativa cultivar Salinas chromosome 8, Lsat_Salinas_v11, whole genome shotgun sequence DNA region contains:
- the LOC111906711 gene encoding NADH dehydrogenase [ubiquinone] 1 beta subcomplex subunit 2, whose amino-acid sequence MAGGGYGQGTYKGVNLHQPKRWHTVTGKGMCAMMWFWILYRAKQDGPVVLGWRHPWEGHGHGHGDEH is encoded by the exons ATGGCAGGAGGAGGGTATGGGCAAGGAACTTACAAAGGTGTCAATCTGCATCAGCCTAAGCGATGGCATACAGTCACTGGAAAGGGCATGTGCGCCATGATGTG GTTTTGGATTCTATATCGGGCTAAGCAAGATGGCCCTGTAGTTCTG GGATGGAGGCATCCTTGGGAAGGGCATGGACATGGTCATGGAGATGAACATTAG
- the LOC111906709 gene encoding uncharacterized protein LOC111906709 — protein MASIANPFSFHFLLLILISLSLQPHARESKFFTKFTRNFSNAQTTDLSPAPAPVLAPVIEPVLAPGLAPAPAPAEEENGYGLYGHGSSESSSEEFYSTNETPEKKGTFGVDEFKSETETPFEKLLSGESYSNGNNGYSSNNGNAYSSSVNENNGYNNNENGYDGYNKNENGYTVSENKINGYNQNTYSNNGNGYSNSINENNGYKTDSYSQNNYNNDNDNGMSFENEKNGYNVNGYTNMEEENNGYNNNNNNGYVMGQQGLSDTRFLENGKYSYDANNNGNDHETSYEEEVSDNGEGYYRNNEDSKYDRQSGYVKWHP, from the coding sequence ATGGCCTCCATTGCTAACCCCTTTTCTTTTCACTTCCTCTTGCTCATCCTCATTTCTCTATCCCTCCAACCACATGCTAGGGAGAGCAAGTTCTTCACTAAGTTCACTCGTAATTTTTCTAATGCACAAACAACTGATTTGTCACCGGCACCAGCACCGGTGTTGGCTCCGGTAATTGAGCCAGTCCTGGCACCTGGACTGGCTCCAGCACCGGCACCAGCTGAGGAAGAGAATGGTTATGGTCTTTATGGTCATGGATCGAGTGAATCTTCTTCGGAGGAATTCTACTCAACCAATGAAACCCCAGAGAAAAAGGGGACTTTTGGCGTAGATGAATTCAAGTCGGAAACGGAGACTCCGTTCGAGAAGTTGCTAAGTGGCGAGAGTTACTCTAATGGTAATAATGGTTATTCGAGTAACAATGGGAATGCCTACTCTAGCTCGGTGAATGAGAACAATGGCTACAACAACAACGAAAATGGTTACGATGGCTACAACAAAAATGAGAATGGCTACACGGTGTCTGAAAACAAGATTAATGGCTACAACCAAAATACGTATAGCAACAATGGTAATGGATACTCAAACTCGATTAATGAGAACAACGGCTACAAGACAGATAGCTATAGCCAGAACAACTACAATAACGACAATGACAATGGTATGAGCTTTGAAAACGAGAAAAATGGCTACAATGTCAACGGATACACCAACATGGAAGAAGAAAACAATGGttataacaacaacaataataatggATATGTGATGGGGCAACAAGGATTGAGTGACACAAGGTTTTTAGAGAATGGTAAGTACTCATATGATGCAAACAACAATGGAAATGACCATGAAACAAGTTATGAGGAAGAAGTGAGCGACAATGGTGAAGGCTATTATAGAAATAATGAAGATTCAAAATATGATAGACAAAGCGGGTATGTAAAGTGGCACCCATAA